Proteins from a genomic interval of Musa acuminata AAA Group cultivar baxijiao chromosome BXJ1-9, Cavendish_Baxijiao_AAA, whole genome shotgun sequence:
- the LOC135593894 gene encoding putative pentatricopeptide repeat-containing protein At3g05240, translated as MIQKQDLLSLIEACRSVRPLRQLHGLMVATALVHDVVPLSRLIDFCVDSRHRDIAYARALFAWVPAPTAYMWNSMIRGLSDGDEPEAALALYADMLRHGRSPDHFTFPFALKACSRIPDPSFGRCVHGRVVKAGYEADVYVSSTLIHMYVSCGDIPSATSLFRNAVNRNIVTWTTMIAGYAENDRAGEAIRLFSEMELEGVEPNEITMVHVLVACAQSRDLETGRRIHARLRRAGADSITSNLVLATALLDMYARCGSLKTARHLFDKMTVKNEVSWNSMINGYNQYGRPNEVLQLFKEMRDAGLKPDKVTLLSLLGACADIGALRLGQEIHACVEKTIGSGDVAVGTSLVDMYAKTGDAQSALRIFASLEGRKDVMAWTSMILGLATHGHGKEAIDLFVEMTQHGVAPDDITFVGVLTACSHAGMVDEGRKYLEAMEKLYGMEPRMEHYGCVVDLLSRAGRLAEAERIVRSMPIEPSSTIWSSMLSGCDIHGDVALAERIGDQLAQSKPQGSGTSLLISNIYAGAGRWQDVDRARRLMWKKGLKKTHGCSSI; from the coding sequence ATGATACAGAAACAGGACTTGCTTTCATTGATAGAAGCATGCAGAAGCGTGCGGCCGCTGAGGCAGCTCCATGGCCTCATGGTCGCCACCGCCCTCGTTCACGACGTCGTCCCCCTGAGCCGCCTCATCGACTTCTGCGTCGACTCTCGACACAGGGACATCGCCTACGCCCGCGCCCTCTTCGCCTGGGTTCCCGCGCCCACCGCCTACATGTGGAACTCCATGATACGCGGCCTCTCCGACGGTGACGAGCCAGAGGCTGCTCTCGCCCTGTACGCCGACATGCTTCGTCACGGCCGCTCCCCGGACCACTTCACGTTCCCCTTCGCGCTCAAAGCTTGCTCCCGGATCCCCGACCCCTCGTTCGGCCGGTGCGTCCATGGCCGCGTGGTGAAAGCTGGGTACGAAGCGGATGTGTACGTTTCCAGCACTTTGATCCACATGTACGTCTCCTGCGGCGATATACCGTCGGCGACGTCGTTGTTCCGGAACGCCGTGAATCGGAACATCGTTACCTGGACAACGATGATCGCAGGTTACGCCGAGAACGATCGGGCCGGCGAAGCAATACGCCTGTTCAGCGAGATGGAGCTCGAAGGCGTGGAGCCGAATGAGATTACCATGGTGCATGTCCTGGTGGCGTGTGCTCAGAGCAGGGATCTGGAGACCGGAAGACGGATCCATGCTCGACTCCGTAGGGCGGGAGCGGATTCAATCACATCCAACCTTGTTCTTGCCACGGCCCTTTTGGACATGTACGCACGCTGTGGCAGCTTGAAAACCGCACGCCATCTCTTCGACAAAATGACTGTGAAGAATGAGGTCTCTTGGAATTCGATGATTAACGGATATAACCAGTACGGTCGGCCGAATGAGGTGCTACAACTCTTCAAAGAGATGCGCGACGCCGGCCTGAAACCAGACAAGGTCACCTTGCTGAGCTTGTTGGGTGCTTGTGCTGATATAGGAGCACTGCGTTTAGGCCAGGAGATCCACGCGTGCGTGGAGAAGACGATCGGCAGCGGGGATGTCGCCGTTGGAACTTCCCTCGTGGACATGTATGCCAAGACCGGGGACGCACAAAGCGCGCTTCGAATCTTTGCAAGTCTGGAAGGGAGGAAGGATGTGATGGCATGGACCAGCATGATCCTGGGGCTGGCCACGCACGGTCACGGCAAGGAAGCCATCGACCTGTTCGTAGAAATGACGCAGCACGGCGTTGCTCCCGACGACATTACCTTCGTAggcgtgctcaccgcctgcagccatGCAGGAATGGTCGACGAAGGCCGCAAGTACTTGGAGGCCATGGAGAAGCTTtacggcatggagccgaggatggAACACTACGGGTGCGTGGTGGACCTCTTGAGTCGAGCTGGGCGCTTAGCGGAGGCGGAGAGAATAGTTCGGTCGATGCCCATCGAGCCGAGCAGCACGATCTGGAGCAGCATGTTAAGCGGGTGTGACATCCATGGCGATGTTGCGCTCGCAGAAAGGATCGGAGATCAGCTGGCCCAATCCAAGCCTCAGGGCAGCGGGACGAGTTTGCTTATCTCGAACATCTACGCAGGTGCCGGAAGGTGGCAAGACGTGGACAGGGCAAGAAGACTGATGTGGAAGAAAGGGCTGAAGAAGACTCATGGCTGCAGCTCCATTTGA
- the LOC103999212 gene encoding uncharacterized protein LOC103999212: MEEKEIWGTWEELLLACAVNRHGTRRWESVAMEIQSRTSVSQLVTPQGCRQRYRDLQRRFGVGVVNGSGDDDGGDADPDSKADVPWLEELRRLRVTELRREVERYDMSIGSLQLKVKSLQEERERSLRQAESGEEKPDHETKKEAGPLGSTPESLAGNRISSGGDSVPSCDQSHSNDPQQIPGEDCREQGKASASVPPGSDATDPSAVADEKAAEGSYNGSTGSPTVGAAARKQAMGDSGESIAESKRGEEGEGGEKESSDVQSSASLSRRRRKAAFIGRSGGGEEAAAESQPLVDLLQIFRSDKYGSVFERRLESQVSVRYRSLVRQHVDLEMVRAKLDRRASGRSYSTAEFFRDLLLLCSNAVVFFPKDSLESVAAVHLRRLVTKELDATFRTPKEPTPPPPPQPKPAAPKPNPEPDLAGALTDKTISSPPPIVSRKRSSISNKVAVAAAKKEEEEEEEKPDPARKESDNEEKSLTTKERTVLSGTTRGLRSSKVRGGKGEGGSAAKRSNLAPTPGLKSKPVDNVAAVEEVVKPDKKKQSATSFLNRMKRSSNGTLMEMLKSSSGAGGGREQKKEAKGDARKDQSSRQATGGGGDSGKKVAEASGGSGKRSVGRPPKRAAAYVTPPPAKRKREDAEAAAAAPAKTPASTSRKRRRR, translated from the exons ATGGAGGAGAAGGAGATCTGGGGAACGTGGGAGGAGCTCCTCCTCGCCTGCGCCGTTAATCGCCACGGCACCCGGCGCTGGGAGTCCGTCGCCATGGAGATCCAGTCCCGTACATCCGTTTCCCAGCTCGTCACCCCACAAGGCTGCCGTCAGCGATACCGCGACCTCCAGCGTCGTTTCGGCGTCGGCGTCGTTAACGGCAGTGGAGACGACGACGGAGGTGACGCCGATCCCGATTCGAAAGCAGACGTTCCGTGGCTGGAGGAGCTCCGCAGGCTCCGCGTCACCGAACTCCGCCGCGAGGTCGAACGTTACGATATGTCCATCGG ATCTTTACAATTGAAGGTAAAAAGTCTGCAAGAGGAGCGCGAACGGAGTTTACGGCAGGCGGAGTCCGGCGAGGAGAAGCCGGATCACGAGACGAAGAAGGAGGCTGGTCCGCTGGGATCCACGCCGGAGAGCCTCGCCGGAAATCGGATCTCCTCTGGCGGTGATTCCGTACCCTCATGCGATCAGTCCCACTCGAACGACCCGCAGCAGATTCCCGGAGAGGACTGCCGAGAGCAGGGGAAGGCGTCGGCGTCGGTCCCGCCCGGCAGTGACGCGACTGATCCTTCCGCCGTTGCCGACGAGAAGGCGGCCGAGGGATCGTACAACGGCAGCACGGGAAGCCCCACGGTTGGCGCGGCGGCCCGGAAGCAGGCGATGGGCGATTCGGGCGAGTCCATCGCCGAGTCGAAGCGGGGCGAGGAAGGGGAGGGGGGGGAGAAGGAGAGCAGCGACGTGCAGAGTTCGGCGAGCCTGTCGCGGCGGCGGAGGAAGGCGGCCTTCATTGGCCGTAGCGGCGGGGGCGAGGAGGCGGCCGCGGAATCACAGCCGTTGGTTGACCTCCTCCAGATCTTCCGGTCGGACAAATACGGGTCCGTCTTCGAGCGCCGGCTCGAGAGCCAG GTAAGCGTGAGATACCGCAGCCTCGTGCGGCAACACGTGGACCTGGAAATGGTCCGGGCCAAGCTGGACCGCAGAGCATCGGGGCGCTCGTATTCGACCGCAGAGTTCTTCCGGGATCTGCTGCTGCTCTGCAGCAACGCCGTCGTCTTCTTCCCCAAAGACTCCCTCGAGTCCGTCGCTGCCGTCCATCTTCGCCGGCTCGTGACCAAGGAGTTGGACGCTACCTTCCGGACGCCGAAGGAACccacgccgccgcctcctcctcagcCCAAACCAGCCGCCCCGAAACCCAACCCCGAACCAGACCTCGCCGGTGCGTTGACCGACAAGACGATCTCCTCGCCGCCGCCGATCGTTTCCCGCAAGCGTAGCTCCATATCGAACAAGGTAGCCGTAGCGGCcgcgaagaaggaggaggaggaggaggaggagaagcctgATCCTGCGAGAAAGGAGTCGGACAACGAGGAGAAGAGCCTCACTACCAAGGAAAGGACCGTCCTTTCTGGGACGACGAGAGGGTTGCGGAGCAGCAAAGTCCGGGGTGGCAAAGGGGAAGGAGGTTCGGCAGCCAAAAGGTCCAACCTTGCTCCCACTCCGGGCCTCAAATCCAAACCCGTGGACAACGTGGCGGCCGTCGAGGAGGTGGTGAAGCCAGACAAGAAAAAGCAAAGCGCGACCAGCTTCTTAAACCGTATGAAACGGAGTTCGAACGGGACGCTAATGGAAATGCTAAAGAGCTCGTCTGGAGCAGGCGGCGGCAGGGAGCAGAAGAAAGAAGCCAAAGGTGACGCCCGGAAGGACCAGAGCTCCCGTCAGGCGACTGGAGGGGGCGGCGACTCGGGGAAGAAGGTGGCAGAGGCTAGCGGCGGTTCGGGGAAACGGAGCGTGGGGAGGCCGCCGAAGAGGGCGGCGGCTTATGTCACACCGCCTCCGGcgaagaggaagagggaggatgcggaggcagcggcagcggcgcctgccaagACTCCGGCGTCGACTTCGAGGAAGCGAAGACGGAGATGA